A genome region from Triticum aestivum cultivar Chinese Spring chromosome 2B, IWGSC CS RefSeq v2.1, whole genome shotgun sequence includes the following:
- the LOC123041663 gene encoding GEM-like protein 4: MKSSSGGHVVGVPVTSKAYGIEEKAPSARDGQSFRKADGDHLAVSLTNPSPYTSFGYKHSSKGQVVHWVSKLSRRAQGFREHVTLGPKISETVKGKLSLGAKILQAGGIERVFRKAFTAEKGERLVKALQCYLYTTGGPIAGMLFVSTKRIAFRSDRPVTVTSPRGDVARVSYKVVVPLKRIDKVRPSENVDRPEEKYIHVATVDGFEFWFMGFVSYQRSCKYMQQVIGGAELQ; the protein is encoded by the exons ATGAAGTCGAGCAGCGGCGGCCATGTCGTGGGAGTCCCGGTGACCTCCAAGGCGTATGGGATTGAGGAGAAGGCGCCGTCGGCCAGGGACGGCCAGTCGTTCAGGAAGGCCGACGGCGACCACCTTGCTGTCTCCTTGACGAATCCTAGCCCCTACACTTCTTTCGGCTACAAGCACA GCAGCAAAGGTCAGGTTGTCCACTGGGTGAGCAAGCTGAGCAGAAGGGCGCAAGGCTTCCGTGAGCATG TGACCCTGGGTCCCAAGATATCGGAGACCGTGAAGGGGAAGCTGAGCCTGGGGGCCAAGATCCTGCAGGCCGGCGGGATCGAGCGCGTGTTCCGGAAGGCGTTCACGGCCGAGAAGGGCGAGCGGCTGGTGAAGGCGCTGCAGTGCTACCTCTACACCACCGGCGGCCCCATCGCCGGGATGCTCTTCGTCTCCACCAAGAGGATCGCCTTCCGCAGCGACCGGCCCGTCACCGTCACCTCCCCCAGGGGCGACGTGGCGCGCGTCTCCTACAAGGTGGTCGTCCCGCTCAAGCGGATCGACAAGGTGCGGCCGAGCGAGAACGTCGACCGGCCGGAGGAGAAGTACATCCACGTCGCCACCGTCGACGGCTTCGAGTTCTGGTTCATGGGCTTCGTCAGCTACCAGAGGTCCTGCAAGTACATGCAGCAGGTCATCGGCGGTGCCGAGCTGCAATGA